The genomic DNA TGGGCCCTGCGAAGGCCGAGGGTTATATTCACCGCGGCATGCGCAAGTCTTTCTTCCATGAGAAGAGCGGCGCTGAGCGCGCGGTAGAGATGCTCATCAAGAAGCTCCGCGGCGAAGAGTTCCAGACGGAGTACGAGATGCCGACCTTCAAGAAGATCCCCCCGGCAGCGCCGATCAAGGATCTGAAGCACGCGAAGATCGCGCTCGTCACCTCCGGCGGTATCGTCCCGAAGGGCAACCCCGACCGCATCCGCGTCTCCTCGGCGGAGAGCTTCGGCGAGTATGATATCTCCAGCCTCTACGATATGACGCCCGATAATTACGAGTCGATCCACGGCGGCTACGACCGTCAGTGGGCAAACCTCGACCCCGATGTAGTCGTTCCCATCGACGTCATGCGCGAACTTGAAAAAGAGGGCGTATTCGGCAAACTCCACGACAAGTTCTACACCACGACCGGCACCGGCACGGCCGTCGCCTTCGGAGAGAAGTTTGGGCAGGAGATCGGCGCGAAGCTGAAAGAGGCCGGCGTTGACGGCGTGATCCTCACCTCCACCTGAGGAACTTGTACTCGGTGCGGTGCATCGATGATAAGAGAGATCGAAAACGCGGCAGGCATCCCCGTCGTCCAGATAGCGACGATTGTTCCTATCATGCTCACAGTCGGAACGAACAGAATAGTCCCCGGCGTGGCGATCCCCCATCCCGCCGGAAACCCCGAACTCGGCCCCGAGGTCGACAAGGCGACGCGCAGAGAGCTGCTCATGCGCGCCTTCAAGGCAATGACAACGCCTATCGAAGAGCAGACAATCTTCGAAAAGAACTAGACTTAAACTATCAGGGGGCGGCTTCAAACGCCGCCCTCTTCTCCAGAAATATTTATCCGAACAAAAAATCCACATATTTCAGCAATTCTCTTATCATTTTTATAAAAATGCACAAAAACAGCCTTTGCATTTTGCTGTAAAATATCATATTATACAAAGCGGCACGAGCTAAGGAGACCGGGTGATAGAGATGACGGCAAAAGAGTTACGTATCGTTACAAACAACAGCTGGATAGAGACAGGCCCCGCGGTGCCGCATGAGATAGTTTTCGTCGAGGGGACGCCGATGGAGGTTCTCGACAAGACAGAAGATATGCTTCAGCAGGGATGGAAGCTCGTATCCGCCCCTTTGCCTTCGAATGTGCCGATTATGCGCGGCCCCTACCGGTCTTTGGTTGTAGAGAAAAATGACCGACAGTATGACAGGGACGGGCTGATATCGCTCGGCAAGGCGAGAGAACGCTACCGGATGGAGCGGGAGAACCACAATTTACCGGAGCCCGGCGAGGACTTCGGAGTAATTGACCGCCAGATGCTCCAGCGG from Cloacibacillus sp. includes the following:
- a CDS encoding glycine/betaine/sarcosine/D-proline family reductase selenoprotein B, which produces MTLKVVHYINQFYAGIGGEEKADHQPEIREGIVGPGMGLNAAFGGEAEIVATVICGDGYYGEHTEEARAKCLEMVAAKKPDLFIAGPAFNAGRYGFACGDIAATVAAELGIPTVTSMYPENPGVELYSKKTYIVPCADSARGMGQALPVMAKLGLKLAKGEPMGPAKAEGYIHRGMRKSFFHEKSGAERAVEMLIKKLRGEEFQTEYEMPTFKKIPPAAPIKDLKHAKIALVTSGGIVPKGNPDRIRVSSAESFGEYDISSLYDMTPDNYESIHGGYDRQWANLDPDVVVPIDVMRELEKEGVFGKLHDKFYTTTGTGTAVAFGEKFGQEIGAKLKEAGVDGVILTSTUGTCTRCGASMIREIENAAGIPVVQIATIVPIMLTVGTNRIVPGVAIPHPAGNPELGPEVDKATRRELLMRAFKAMTTPIEEQTIFEKN
- a CDS encoding GrdX family protein gives rise to the protein MTAKELRIVTNNSWIETGPAVPHEIVFVEGTPMEVLDKTEDMLQQGWKLVSAPLPSNVPIMRGPYRSLVVEKNDRQYDRDGLISLGKARERYRMERENHNLPEPGEDFGVIDRQMLQRTLRDAMIIEAEKGN